GGTAATGGGAATGTAAAAAGGTTTGCCGGTTTAAGATAAATAATAAAAACAATGGCTGGGCAGCTAAAGTTTAATGTCCTATTTTACAGGCGCTTTGACTTGTTTTAACTGATTAGAAAACGAAGGTTGTTTTATTTGCTTAATAGTTCACGAAGCGCATCGTTAGCTACCCATTTTGCCGCACGTGTATGCTGGTGGGATATGTTATGTGCTGTATCAATAGCTCGGGCCTTTAATATATTATTCCGTTTACCAATTTGCCTTAGCGCCCAGTTTATGGCTTTTTTTACAAAATTTCGGCTATCACCGGCCTCGCGTTCAATAATAGGGAGCATATTGATAAATATTTCGTCGGGGGCTTTTTTATGATGTACAGCGTATTCGGCCATTAAAACAAAGGCCGTGCGTTTTACAAACTCGCCGGTGTGGTTACTGTACTCTGCAGCCTTGTCAAGCGCAAAGGGGGTATAAATAAAGAGATTACCGCAGGCCTGGTCGCATATATCCCACGAGTAAAAATCGTTGGTCCAGGCATCCATCACTTCGAGAGTAAGCAGTTTGGGCTCGGCTATCATAGTGGCCAGTAGCCAGGCTTCGTGAATCGCGGTATCCCATAAGGCCAGCGCTAATGCATGGTCCTTTTTAATTAACCGGGCCAGTTTACGGATATGAGGTACCCGTACGCCCAACGCCGTGGCGTTGTCAATGCCAAAACGTTGCATACCTTTAAGATAGGAGGCATCGGCCTGCTCTTTAAGCAGGTCGATGATGATCTGCACATCCATTTAATCGGTAATGCTTTGTTTTTGGATGGTATTGTGAATCGGTACAACCTGCATCAGCGCTGCACTGCAGTAAAACGGGTGTAATTCCATCACTAAAGTGCCTGCTTTTATGGCCGGATCAGTTTCGGTTAGTTTTTTGGCCTCTTCAACAGATTCGACATTAAAAATAAAGATGCCTCTTACAGGCTGATCGTCCATAAACGGACCGGCAACAACCAGTTTACCCTCAGCAGCAAGGCGACCGATATTTTTAAGATGTGCCATTTGCAGCTGCATCCTCGCGGTGGAGTCTTTAAGTTGAGTTGGCCCGTCTTTTAAAAAGGCCATAACGTATTTTTTCATGCCGTAATCATCAGCGCCAAGTTTTTTGGCAAGGGCGGCGTCGTATTTGGGCTTTGTTGCGGGCGTTGTTTGGGCAAGACAGTTAACGGCAAAAGCCAATAGTGTAATAAGAAGTAGCGGTTTTTTCATGACTGAAAATTAATTATAAACTGGTTATAGTAGCCATTTTTGATGCGTGGATTTTACGAAAGTATGGGGAATGAGATTTTCATCAAGAAAACTTTCATCAAAGGCAATTAATAGTTCCTGTTTTTCAGCCTCGTTTAAGCTGTCCCAGAGTTTCCCGGTTTCGGTGTCGATGTGTCGCGGTTTATAACTTTAAATTACCGGATTTTTTTGACAATAGCAAAGCCGGATAATTTACATAGGGTTGTCATGCGTTCAAGGCAACCTGCCATACTTACTATATTGGTGGTTGGCGTGGAGACACGCCAACACGGGTAGAATAGCATTAATAATAAAACATGAAAAAGCCGGGCTTTTGCCCGGCTCCAAATCAAAAATTAAATATCCCTAAATCCGAAATCGAAATTCCCAAATCCGAAATCAAATCAAAGGTTTCCCCTTGCTTCCTGTTCGCGCTCAATCGCCTCAAACAAAGCCTTGAAATTGCCGGCACCGAATGATTTTGCTCCCTTGCGCTGTATGATTTCGAAGAAAAGGGTAGGCCTGTCTTCAACAGGTTTGGTGAAAATCTGTAACAGGTAGCCTTCGTCATCACGGTCAACAAGGATGCCGAGTTTTTTTAAAGGTTCAAGATCCTCATCAATATGGCCTACCCTGTCGGTTAGATCATCATAATAGGTTGTGGGCACCGTTAAAAATTCAACACCGCGGTTTTGCAGTTCGGTTACGGTAGCTACAATATCATGCGTGGCCAGGGCCAGGTGCTGTACGCCCTCATCTTCATAAAACTCCAGGTACTCTTCAATCTGCGATTTCTTTTTGCCTTCGGCCGGCTCGTTAATCGGGAATTTAACGTAGCCGTTTCCGTTGCTCATCACCTTGCTCATCAGGGCCGAATATTCGGTCGAGATCATTTTATCATCAAAGGTAAGGATGTTGCGGAAGCCTAAAACCTCTTCATAAAAATTAACCCAATCGTTCATTTTATGCCAGCCTACGTTGCCCACACAGTGGTCAACATATAACAAGCCGGCATCGGTTGGATTGTAGCGGCTTTCCCATTTTTCGTATCCGGGTAAAAACAAGCCTTTATAGTTTTTGCGCTCAATAAACATATGTACCGTTTCGCCGTATAGCTTAATGCCGCTGGTGCGTACTTCGCCGTGTTCGTCGGTTAGGGTTTGCGGTTGCTGATAGGGTTCGGCACCGCGTTTGGTAGTTTGCTCAAAGGCATCGTACGCATCATCAACCCAAAGGGCCAGCACTTTTACGCCGTCGCCATGCTTTTTAATATGATCGGCAATGGGATGATCGGAGTGCAGGGGAGTGGTAAGCACTATCCTGATTTTACCTTGCTGTAAAACGTACGATGCCCTGTCGCGCACGCCGGTTTCGGGGCCCGAATATGCAAGGTTTTGAAAGCCAAAGGCTGTTTTATAATAATGAGCTGCCTGCTTGGCATTGCCTACATAAAATTCAACATAATCGGTACCGTTAAGGGGCAGAAAATCGGTAGCGGTTGTTGGCTTATCTAAAGTTTGTGTTGTCATTTTTTTAATTAGTGATTTAGTGGATTATTGAATTAGTGATTTAAGCCCGGGCTCTGAAAACCTTTTAGCTTTTACCTTTCAGCTTTCGCCTTTCACCTTATTCCTGCCAGCTTTTATAATAATTTTCATCCTCAATGCCGATGGCTTCTTCGGTAAGCATCAGCGGGCGGAAGGGATCGATCATCACAGCCAGTTCGTCTGTTGATTCTTTTCCTATCGATTTTTCGACCGAGCCGGGATGCGGGCCATGCGGGATACCGCCGGGATGCAGGGTGATCTGTCCTTTTACCACGCTTTTTCGGCTCATAAAATCGCCATCTACATAATATAAAACCTCGTCGCTATCTACATTGCTGTGATTGTACGGGGCAGGGATAGAGAGGGGGTGATAATCAAACTTACGGGGCACAAATGAGCAGATCACAAAGTTATTTCCCTCAAAGGTTTGATGTACAGGCGGCGGTTGGTGCAGCCGGCCGGTTATCGGTTCAAAATCATGAATGGATAATTCCCATGGATAATGAAAGCCGTCCCAGCCTATAAAATCAAAAGGGTGGGTGCCATAGATGTAGGGGTAAATCAGCCCTTGTTTTTTAATAAGCACTTTAAAATCGCCATGTTCATCAAAGGTTTGTAAATCGGCCGGGCGTTTAATATCCCGTTCGCAATAGGGTGAGTGTTCCATCAGTTGGCCATACTGGTTGCGGTAACGTTTTGGCGGTCGGATGGGGCTGAAGCTTTCTACAATAAAAAGCCGGTTGGCCTCGCTGTCAAACTCCATTTGGTAAATGGTGCCCCGCGGTATCACCAGGTAATCGCCGTACTGAAATTTGATATTGCCGAAGCCGGTTTTCAGCGTCCCTATACCTTCGTGGATAAATACCACTTCATCGGCCTGGCTGTTTTTGTAAAAATAATCAACCATACTTTTGCGTGGGGCGGCCAGCGAGATATGCAGATCGCTGTTTACCAGTACCGGTTTGCGGCTTTGCAGGTAATCATCCTGCGGCTGGATATTAAAGCCGATGAGGCTGGTATGCTTCAGGTGTTTTTCGCGCGCTATTTTAGGTTCTACACTGTAAGGCTCGCCTAATGATTTTACAATGGTGGGCGGATGGGCATGGTATACCAGCGAATAAAGGCTCGAAAAACCCTCGGTTGATACAAGCTCTTCGGCATATAAACTGCCATCGGGCTTACGGAATTGCGTGTGCCGCTTAGGCGGAATTGATCCTAAACTATGATAAACGGGCATGGCTTATAATTGTTAATTGGTTAACAATAAAACGTATAAAATGCTGATTTGTGTTTAGGCCGGAAAAAAGCCCAAAACGCATAGCTTTAACCATTAAAAAATGGCTAAGTGAAATAAAGGAAAGGAAGTTAATTGGTAATTAGTACTGCGCCAGCACAATTTTGGCAAGCACAGCATCCCTGAAAGATGATGCATCGCTCATGGACGTAAGGCCCAGCGAAAACAGGAAATGCATTTGGATGCGTAGCATGATATAAAGGTAGGGCGTATTTATTTAAGAAGCAAATAGCAGGTGTCTGAATCAGAATTTTCAGAATGTAAGAATTTTCAGAATTTTAGAATGAAGATAAGTTGATGAAAGTATTGTGTAATTAGTAATTATATTAAAAATCACTGTTATTCTGTATTCTTCTAAATTTAGTTTAGATATTTCATTCTGTTAATTCTCAAATTCTGAAAATTATGATTCAGACAACTCAATCAACCATTCACCCAAAAATCATTAGCTTTGACCTATACCAATAAGCCATCCTTATGAAATTAGTATCCTATAAAACTGAAGACCGCGAACACCTCGGCGTTTTTGTTAATGGCCATATTTATAATCTTAACTCATGCGATAAGCTGATTCCTGATAACATGAACGAGTTTTTATGGGGAGGCCCCGAACTGATGGAGCGTGCCATGCGCGTTAACAACGACATAAGAAAAGGGAAAACAGAGGCTAAAGAGGAGTTGTTTTTTGAATTGATGGCACCTGTTCCGCACCCGGCATCCTGCAGGGATGGTTACGCTTTCAGGCAGCACGTAGCTGCTGCAAGACGAAACCGCAGGTTAGATATGATACCCGAGTTTGATCAGTACCCTATATTTTATTTCACCAACCATAACGCCATACAGGGCCCCGGCGAAATTGAATGCATGCCCGATCATTTTCAAAAGCTTGATTTTGAATTAGAGGTGGCTGTTGTGCTGAACAAAAAAGGCCGCAATATTACTGCTGCCGAAGCCGACAGCTTTATTGCCGGGTATATGATTATGAATGATATGAGTGCCCGTACCCTGCAAATGGAAGAAATGCTGCTGAACCTTGGCCCGGCTAAGGGCAAGGATTTTTCGACGGTTATCGGACCCTGGCTGGTAACACCTGATGAACTTGAGCAGTACAAAGTACCTGCAAAGCCCGGACATACCGGCAATAATTATAACCTTGAAATGAAGTGCGTAGTGAACGGCAAACAGGTATCGGCCGGAAACATGGCCGATATGGACTGGACCTTTGCCGAAATTATTGAGCGTGCCGCCTACGGCTGCGATGTGCTACCCGGTGATGTGATTGGTTCGGGCACAGTTGGCACCGGTTGTTTTTTAGAGTTGAACGGTACTGGCTTACTCAACAATGCCGACTGCGAACCCCAATGGCTGCAACCCAATGATTTGGTTGAAATGGAGATAACCGGCCTTGGTATGCTGGGCAATATCATTAAAAAGGCGAATAGTGATTTTTCGATATTGAAGTTAAAAAAATAATCTCCACAGCATATAACCCATCGTCATTGCGAGGCACGAAGCAATCCCCGGGTAACAAAGCGGTCATGCAAGTCCGCCCTGTAAAGTTTGGGATTGCTTCGTGCCTCGCAATGACGTCTTTAAGAGCGCGCTCATGCCCACCATCAACCCAACCGATCTTTCAGCAATGCAGCTTCAAAGCTATCTGAACGCTGTAATTGCTCCACGGCCCATTTGCCTTGCCTCAACCATTGATAAGGCTGGGAATATAAACCTAAGCCCGTTTAGTTATTTCAATATCTTCAGCATAAATCCAGCTATGTGCGTATTTTCACCATCGCGCAGGGTACGGGATAACACTACTAAACATACGCTCGAAAATATACATGAGGTACCCGAATGCGTTATTAATATTGTTAATTATGATATGGTACAGCAAACTTCGCTCTCGAGTGTGGAGTATTCACAAGGAGTGAATGAGTTTGTAAAATCGGGGTTAACACCCCTGGCATCAGAACTTGTTAAACCTCCGCGCGTGGCCGAATCATACGTTCAACTGGAGTGTGAGGTGAAAAATGTGATTGCATTAGGAGAGGGGGCAGGAGCCGGAAACCTTGTGCTGGCCGAAATAAAACTTATGCACATAAATGATGCTGTTTTAGCTGAGAACGGAGGGATAGATCAAACCAAAATGGATTTGGTTGCCCGCCTCGGTGGCGATTGGTATTGCCGCGTTACGGCAGATAATTTATTTAGAGTAGCCAAGCCAAACGTTAAAATAGGCATCGGCGTGGATGCATTGCCCTTTGCCATCCGCAATTCGAGGGTGCTTACAGGCAACAATCTTGGACAATTAGGTAATCTTGAAACTATTCCGGGCGATGAAGCGATAGAGGCTTTTGCGCTTACATCCGAAATAAAGGAGGTACTTGATGCTACCATCGGCGATAATCAAACGCGCGAATTGCAGTTACATTTAAAGGCTAAACAACTACTTGACGAAGGTAGGGTGGAAGATGCATTGATGGTATTGCTGATTGAATAATTTTTAATGTGCGGATCTGTAGATTTAAGATGTGCAAATTAAACAACATCATATCATGATCATCCAATAATCAAGTAAATCATGGTTCAAAAGGCATAGTCTTTCCCTTTAACGTGATATTCTGCCGGTATGCGGTTTTTTTCAAATAAATCATACCCAGGTTTTAAAGTTCGCCAAAAAGGAGTCTGGTTTGGGTAGTATGCGGCATAGGTTTTGAGTCGTGCCTCTTCCATCCTGAAAGGGAAGATATCAACCCTTATTTGCTGCTGTCCGCCTGCAAAGGCCTGGTAAACCATGGTATAAATTTCTTCAATCCGGGCATCGGTCATGGCGTAACAGCCGATAGATTCGCAATGGCCGTGTACCATAATGGCGCTGCCGGTATAGCCTTTCAGTTGTTCCACCTTATTGGGATAGCCCACATTAATGGCCAGGTAATAATTACTTACCGGGTTAAGTTGTTTTGGCTGGATGGTATAGAATCCTTCCGGACTTTTACCATCGCCGTCGCGGGTTTTGGTGCCCAAACCGCCCGAGTAGCTGCATACTTCGTAATTTTTAAATAGCTGGTATTTGTTGCCTTGTTTTGCCCAAAGCTCCAATGCGCTTAAATCTTTAATGATGCGGATGTAAATCTGTAGACCATTGCTGGCGAATCCTTTACTTTTAAGTTCCTGTTGTAATTTGGGCCACACCTTTTCGCGTACATCACTGGCACGTTTGCTATCTGGAATACCGGTTTTAGGTGGTGCTATTAAGAGTAGTGATAGCAGCAGGGCTATGAGCTTAGGCATTTATTGTGATTGGTTTTTATTGGATAACGAAAAACAGGAGGATTGATTATGAAGGTGAGGAAAAATAAAAATTGTCATTTCGACTGAGCAGCTGAGACATAAGTGTTGGGGCGAGGGAGAAATCGTCTACGCATTGCAAAGCGGATTTTTATTCTCGAAAACATGGTGTAGAAGATTTCTCTTCTCTCTATCCTACAATCTCCCCGCTTGCTCGTCGAAATGACATCGTGGTAAGTACGCGGTATCAAATAGTCACCACCAACCGCTTACCACCCGGTACATCCAGCTCCCACAAATCGGCTATATTTTCCAATTTAACAGCTATCGTTTCAATTTTAAGTTTCCCATCTGCAGCTAAATGAAACATTTCAGGAAGAATAACCCGGAAAAGTTCGGCCACTTGTTGTTTTGACCAGGCCCCGAGCCCCGAGCCGCTCAATTGTAAATCAACACTTCGCATATTAGCTGCCGATAATTGGATAAGATCGCCACCCATGCTGCCAACTGATACATACCTGATACGATTAGTGAAGGAGCCTCCTCCTTTCAGGCAGGTCAAAATCATTTCGGCGGTATGTCCCCATAAGTAATCAATAACCACGTCAATGGGCGTCTGTTCATGAATCGTTTTTATCTGTTTGGTAAATTGTTCATCATCCTGCAAAACGGAGATCACTTCATCTGCACCAAGCGCAAGTAAATCGTTCAATGATTGCTGGTTTCTGCCCGTAGCTATTACCCTCCCGGCACCATAATGCTTCGCTATCTGTACGGCTACCCGTCCGGTAAACCCGGTAGCTCCGTTTATCAGCACCACATCGCCAGGCTGGATTCCGGCTTTAAACTTTAAGCCCATCGCCGCGCCAATAACAGCGTTGGGGAGTGCGGCGGCCGTGGCGTCATCCAGTTCGGCGGGCAGTTTCACTATCCTGCTTTTATTAATAACAGCTTTTTCGGCAAGCATACCACTTTCGCCAATGGCGTAAACCCGGGTACCATCGGGCAGCAGGCAAACGCCGTCGCCGCCCGGCACTTTTCCGCCCGTTTGAGGTGCATCGCTTGAATAGTGTGTACCTGCTGCCCGGCCCTTATCAAAGTGTTTTATAGCTACTGCTTTAACGCTTACCAATAGTTCATCATCGTTGTAAACTGCCGGCTCTGCAAAATCAACATATTGAGGCATGTTGCCTTTTTGATATATAACTGCTGCTTTCATAATTTATCTCTTTTTGTGTGATGAGACAAAATTATGAGCATGCCCACGCGGCAGCGATAACATATGTTATCAAGTTAAAAATGAGGCTTGCCTTTGGCCAGTTTATTTTTAATGCGACTTAAGTGTACCGTACTCACCCCAAGATACGAGGCAATGTAGTGTTGAGGGATGCGCTGTACAATATGAGGGCGGTTGTTTAAAAGATTTTGGTAACGTTGCTCTGGTGTATCGCGGATAAATGAGATCAACTCATTATTATAATGCATCTGTCTTCGGGCGAAGATCCGGAGCATCATTTTTAAAAAGCCTGGCTCGTGGCTTATCTCGTCCATTAACCGGTTAACGTGTTTTTTATGGAGCAGGTAAACTATTGAAGGTTCAAGCGTTTCGACGGTGAAAGCACCGGGAGTGCCGTTTACAAAACTCTCGAGCGAAGTTAGTCCTTCGTTTTCGAAAAAGAACTGGACGGTTTTTTCATCGCCATTGCTGTTAAAAAACATCCTCACGCAGCCTTTTTCAATAAAAATATATTGTTGGGATATTTTTCCTTCTTCAAGCAACACGGTTTTGGCCGGCATTTCAAGCCGTTTTTGATGGGGGAGGTATTTGTCCCAATACAAATTTAAATGCGGGAATTGGTCTTTGAAGTGAAAAAACATTTAGCCCCCTCTAAATCTCTCCCGGAAGGGGAGACTTTTTAATTAAAATATTCTAAAGCCCTTCCTTCCGGGGAGGGTTTGGGTGGGGCTGATCATATCCCCAACACCTGTTTCAATTTCACATACCCGGTTTTGCTAACCGGAATCTTGGCGCCCGATTTCAGGATAGCTAAATGTGCATCCTTCTCATACGGGTCAATACGGGTAATTTGCTGGATAGCTACAATGTATGAACGGTGAACGCGCACAAAATAATTAGGATCGAGCGTTTGTTCAAAAAAGCTCATGGTTTTGTTTTTGAGATACGAACCTTCTTTGGTTATCACGCTTACATAATCATCATCGGCCTGCAGGTATTCTACATCGGCTACAGGGATGATTTTTACCTTGGTGCCGGTTTTTACCACAATCCGTTCGTGCTGTGCCGGCGATTGTGTGGCAGCAGTTTCCAGCAGTTCTTCGGTTTGTTTAACGGCAGGTTTGGGTGCAGCTGTCGACAGATACTTTTCAACCGCCTTATTAAAACGTTCCTTGCTGAAGGGTTTCAACAGGTAATCAACCGCATGGGCTTCAAAAGCTTTTATGGCATACTCATCAAAGGCGGTGGCAAAAATTACAGCAGGGGGCTGCTCAACCAATTCAAGCATTTCAAAGCCGGTTATTTTAGGCATCTGGATATCCAGGAAAACCAAATCGGGCTGGTGTTGCTGAATGGCCTTGAGGCCTTCAAAGCCGTCGTTGCATTCCTGTATCAGTTCTATTTCTTTAAAATCAAGCAGGTATTCCCTTACTACCATGCGGGCCAAAGGTTCGTCGTCAATAATTAAAGCTCGCTTCATAGCTGCGGTATTTTTATAATGGTTGTGTACAGATCATCGCTCGCGTGGGTTTCCATCAAATCGTTGCGGGCGTAAAGCAAATATAATCTACGTTGTACACCCCGCAAACCAAAACCGGTACCTTTTTTAGGTTTTGATGTTTGAGGATCGTACGGGTTTTGAACCATTAAAGTTAAATAACCATCTTCAATTTCGCCGCGGATGCTTACGGTTACTTCGCCAATGGTATCGTACAAACCAAATTTTATGGCGTTTTCAACCAGTGGCTGCAGCAGCATGGAGGGTAAGGTAGCGGTGCCGCATAAAGCATCGCAGCTAATCTCTGTTTGTAAACGGTGACCAAAACGTACTTTTTCAATATCCAGGTAAAGGTTAAGATGAGCAAGTTCCTCATTTAAGGAAACCTGTAACTGATCGTCTTTTTTCAGGGTGCCCCGCAAAAAGTCGGATAGCTGGTGAATCATCCTGCGCGCTTCATCGGGTTTAAAGCCGATAAGCGCATTGATGGAATTAAGGCTGTTGAACAAAAAGTGAGGCTGCAGTTGTTGCCTCAGGTTGTATAATTCTGCCTCGCGGGCCAGTTGTTCAGCTTCGGTTTTGCGTTTAAGGGTTTCCTTCTGGTCAAGCTGCGAATACCATAGCAAGCTGATCATGGCCATCCAGCCGATAGCCAAAAAATCGGTAAAAAAGCGAATAATGAGCGATTGCGACAGGAAATTATTATAAATCTGGTCGGTATTGATCAGCGGCAGCAAATAACGGCAGCCTGCGGTGCAAATCCCCGCCAGGGCAACACACCATATAAACAGGTTGATATAACTACCCCTGCCCGGCTGATAATAGCGCAGGTTATTGTTGATAAGCCAGCAGGCGCAGGATAGCAGCACGGCGCTAAGTAAACCATCGGTTATGGTAATAAACCAAACAAAACCAAAACTATGGATAATATAAGTTTGCAGCGCAGCCCATGCCAGGCCGCACACAACAAATGCTGCGTATAGTTTTGAGGTTTGTATGTTTGGTATTTCCAAAACTGATAATGTGTTTAAGGTTTAGTTCCTAACGCCTAATAGTGCCGATTTATGATGTGCCCAGGCAATATAAAGGTCGGCATCGGGTGTTTCGTGTATGTTATAATATAGTTCGGTGCCATCGGTAAGCCCGGGCAGCTGGTTAAGTTCGGCCACATCAATAAACTGCCATTTTACGGTTTGCTTTTCGATGTTTTTAAAGCTATCCTGGTTGGCATGGCCAATGCGGGTTGCTTTTTCATAGGCTACCAATTCGTTATCCGCACTAATCAAACGTAATTGTTCATCAAACTGCGCCTGATGGTCGCCATCGCCGCTTATCACCCTGAAAACTAATTTTGCTACGTACCAGTTCATGTTGTTTATCATTATTGTTAATAGCCCTGATCGGTTTAATTAATAACTGCGGATATCAACGCCCGCAAATATGGATACCCCTTTAAGCACCAGTACCTTTTCGCTGCCCACGCTGGCGGTGCTGCGGATGCGTTTATCATCAACACTGGCAAAAACTGCTGCCAGATCTGATACTACCTGCCAGTTGGATGGTACGATGATTTTGGTACCGCCAAAAATCTGGGTGATATCAATAATCACGCGTCCGTTAATATCGGCCTGGGTAAAATCAAGCTCGGCACCGCCAAATATGTTTACAATATCGCCGCCGCGGAAATTTTTTGAGAGGATGGTTTTGTTAACCCCGCCAAATATGGATACGGTATCGATATAATCATCGCCCGAATATTTGGAGTTGTATTGCTGTTGTTTCTGTGCATAAGGGTCATCAGCCGGAGGTACATCGCCTTCATCTTTTACGGTATAATCAACATTGCCGGTTTCGTCAAATCTGTAGGCTTCTTTTTTGCCCCATTTGTCCCAGTCGTTGGTTTTAAACTCGTTTTTCCATGCCTGCGGATCAAAGTGTTTGTTACGCCTTAATATCAGCCACATGCCAAAGCCTATTACCGCTAAAGGCCCAACTATGCGGCCCGAATGCGGAATGTTTTCGGTTATCAGGAATATGGTGCCCAGGCCCACCAGTAAAATCCACGATGCTTTTTTGTAGTTGTGTTTCGAACCTATGTATACCCCCCAGAAAATTAACCAAACGGGCCATAAACTGATATGATCGGGTATGAAGAATATGCGGAATTGCTGCAACAGCAAGATGCCGCCTACAGCAAGTAAAATGATCCCGGCAACAGCCTTGCCTTTGTTAGGATCTTTATGTTCTATATCGTTGTTCATTGTATTATCTGCAAATTGAAATCATATCCAAAACTAAGGTAACATTATAGTTGGGGCAAACAAAAACTGGCGGCATATTTCAAGTTCTCGGTGAAAGGGGATATTTTAACGGTGAAAAAGTTTGTGTTTGATAAATTAACATGCGGCAAAAATAAAAATTTGTAAGTTGCAACGGTTTTTATCACAAAATAACCACATACTAAACTTTATCATAAAAAATGAACCAGGAATTTGGCCCTGTACGGGGCATGGCGTTTGAAAAGGAATACACCTTACATATCGGGTGGAAAATATTTTTGTACATCTTTATTACGGCTTTGTTATTTGCCGGTGCTTACTCAATTTATACGGCAACTGCCGATAAAAACTGGTGGCTTTTGGTAATCGGGTTAGTTTTGATTGCAATAAGCGGATATTTTTATTTCGAAATAAAGGCATCTAAAATTATACTCAATAATGGAGGCGTAAAAAGGGTGGGGTACTTTAGCAGCAGAGAATTACTGTTACCCAATATTGAAGGGTATACTGTTGTGCAGGGTAAAAGGCTAACCATTAAACCCGTCAACAAATCCGATAAAAAAATAAGCCTGGCCGATTATACCTATTTTGCAGACGCCGGTGAAATATGGAGATGGGTAACCATGAACTGCCGCGACCTGGATGCCGAGCTACAGCAGGCCGAACTAAACGAGATCCAAAACGATAACAGCTTCGGCTTTACAGGCGAAGAAAGGCTGGCCGAGCTGAAGCGGTTAAAGCAATTCTGCTCATATTTTAATTATGCCGCTACTGCAATATGTATCTGGATGTTCGCTTATCCTAAACCTTATGATTATGCTATTTTAACAGGTTTAATATGGCCTTTGGCGGTGATGTTTGTGTTTTTCTTAAAAAGAGACGTAGTTACGCTTTACAATGGCGATAATAAAAAAGAGGCTGTATACCCTTCGTTAGGTACAGCCCTGGTATTGCCGGTGGTGGGATTGTTCATAAGGACGTTACTTGATTTTAAACCGGCACGTTTTGCAGATGTGCTTTTGCCTGCCGGTACGGTGGCAGTTATTTTGGCAGCTTTGTTTGTGGTGATATTGATTGGCGCAAAAGAAAAAGCCCGTTCAAACAAAACCACCTGGCTTACTGCCGTAGTATTTGTTTTGTTGTATGGTTTCACGGCGCCTGTTATTGTTAATTGCAATTTTGATTACGCAGCCCCCAAAGTTTATGCAGCACAGGTAATGAGCCAACGGATCTCGACAGGTAAACACACTTCGTACAATTTAACGCTAAGTAAATGGGGCCCAAAAGAAAGCGAGGAAGTTGAGGTTAGCAAATCGCTTTACAATGAAGTTAAGGTTGGCGATATGGTTGAGGTAAACTTGAAGCCCGGGCTTTTAAAAATACAGTGGTTTTATATTAGCCGGTAAACAATTAACAACTTATCTGCATATCAACAAAAAAACCGGGGCTTTTTAAAAATGCCCCGGTTTTTCAATATATATATGATGGGTTGATTGCTTTTAAGCCTCG
The sequence above is a segment of the Mucilaginibacter celer genome. Coding sequences within it:
- a CDS encoding sensor histidine kinase produces the protein MEIPNIQTSKLYAAFVVCGLAWAALQTYIIHSFGFVWFITITDGLLSAVLLSCACWLINNNLRYYQPGRGSYINLFIWCVALAGICTAGCRYLLPLINTDQIYNNFLSQSLIIRFFTDFLAIGWMAMISLLWYSQLDQKETLKRKTEAEQLAREAELYNLRQQLQPHFLFNSLNSINALIGFKPDEARRMIHQLSDFLRGTLKKDDQLQVSLNEELAHLNLYLDIEKVRFGHRLQTEISCDALCGTATLPSMLLQPLVENAIKFGLYDTIGEVTVSIRGEIEDGYLTLMVQNPYDPQTSKPKKGTGFGLRGVQRRLYLLYARNDLMETHASDDLYTTIIKIPQL
- a CDS encoding LiaF transmembrane domain-containing protein, which produces MNNDIEHKDPNKGKAVAGIILLAVGGILLLQQFRIFFIPDHISLWPVWLIFWGVYIGSKHNYKKASWILLVGLGTIFLITENIPHSGRIVGPLAVIGFGMWLILRRNKHFDPQAWKNEFKTNDWDKWGKKEAYRFDETGNVDYTVKDEGDVPPADDPYAQKQQQYNSKYSGDDYIDTVSIFGGVNKTILSKNFRGGDIVNIFGGAELDFTQADINGRVIIDITQIFGGTKIIVPSNWQVVSDLAAVFASVDDKRIRSTASVGSEKVLVLKGVSIFAGVDIRSY
- a CDS encoding L,D-transpeptidase family protein, with product MPKLIALLLSLLLIAPPKTGIPDSKRASDVREKVWPKLQQELKSKGFASNGLQIYIRIIKDLSALELWAKQGNKYQLFKNYEVCSYSGGLGTKTRDGDGKSPEGFYTIQPKQLNPVSNYYLAINVGYPNKVEQLKGYTGSAIMVHGHCESIGCYAMTDARIEEIYTMVYQAFAGGQQQIRVDIFPFRMEEARLKTYAAYYPNQTPFWRTLKPGYDLFEKNRIPAEYHVKGKDYAF
- a CDS encoding Crp/Fnr family transcriptional regulator, giving the protein MPAKTVLLEEGKISQQYIFIEKGCVRMFFNSNGDEKTVQFFFENEGLTSLESFVNGTPGAFTVETLEPSIVYLLHKKHVNRLMDEISHEPGFLKMMLRIFARRQMHYNNELISFIRDTPEQRYQNLLNNRPHIVQRIPQHYIASYLGVSTVHLSRIKNKLAKGKPHF
- a CDS encoding DUF4288 domain-containing protein; protein product: MNWYVAKLVFRVISGDGDHQAQFDEQLRLISADNELVAYEKATRIGHANQDSFKNIEKQTVKWQFIDVAELNQLPGLTDGTELYYNIHETPDADLYIAWAHHKSALLGVRN
- a CDS encoding LytR/AlgR family response regulator transcription factor codes for the protein MKRALIIDDEPLARMVVREYLLDFKEIELIQECNDGFEGLKAIQQHQPDLVFLDIQMPKITGFEMLELVEQPPAVIFATAFDEYAIKAFEAHAVDYLLKPFSKERFNKAVEKYLSTAAPKPAVKQTEELLETAATQSPAQHERIVVKTGTKVKIIPVADVEYLQADDDYVSVITKEGSYLKNKTMSFFEQTLDPNYFVRVHRSYIVAIQQITRIDPYEKDAHLAILKSGAKIPVSKTGYVKLKQVLGI
- a CDS encoding quinone oxidoreductase family protein, with the translated sequence MKAAVIYQKGNMPQYVDFAEPAVYNDDELLVSVKAVAIKHFDKGRAAGTHYSSDAPQTGGKVPGGDGVCLLPDGTRVYAIGESGMLAEKAVINKSRIVKLPAELDDATAAALPNAVIGAAMGLKFKAGIQPGDVVLINGATGFTGRVAVQIAKHYGAGRVIATGRNQQSLNDLLALGADEVISVLQDDEQFTKQIKTIHEQTPIDVVIDYLWGHTAEMILTCLKGGGSFTNRIRYVSVGSMGGDLIQLSAANMRSVDLQLSGSGLGAWSKQQVAELFRVILPEMFHLAADGKLKIETIAVKLENIADLWELDVPGGKRLVVTI